The following coding sequences are from one Nonlabens arenilitoris window:
- a CDS encoding TIGR02757 family protein — protein MTRAQLKEYLDAKVEQYNVPDFIPHDPIQIPHLFTEKKDIEIAGFLVATISWGNRKSIINNSNKLMELMDHAPADFIINHEPEDLDRFDGFVHRTFNNEDCKTFLRSLKNIEQRYGGLENAFAKAYKETGHLQKAISSFKKMFFEIEHLPRTQKHVSDPLKNSSAKRINMFLRWMVRNDNAGVDFGIWKQIPMSALSLPLDVHTGNIARKLKMLKRKQNDGKAVAELDNYLRKLDPNDPVKYDFALFGVGVFNDL, from the coding sequence ATGACTAGAGCACAGCTCAAAGAATATCTAGACGCTAAGGTTGAGCAATATAATGTGCCTGACTTTATACCACATGATCCCATTCAAATCCCACATCTTTTTACAGAGAAAAAGGACATTGAAATAGCAGGGTTTTTAGTAGCGACCATATCTTGGGGAAATCGTAAGTCCATTATTAATAATTCTAATAAATTAATGGAGTTAATGGATCACGCTCCAGCAGATTTTATAATCAATCACGAGCCTGAAGATCTCGACCGTTTTGATGGATTTGTGCATCGCACCTTTAACAATGAAGATTGTAAGACATTTTTAAGGTCATTAAAAAATATTGAGCAACGATATGGTGGTTTAGAAAACGCTTTCGCGAAAGCGTATAAAGAAACAGGACATCTTCAAAAAGCAATCTCTAGTTTTAAGAAAATGTTCTTTGAAATTGAGCATTTACCTCGTACCCAAAAACACGTTAGTGATCCCTTAAAAAACAGCAGTGCAAAACGTATTAATATGTTTTTAAGGTGGATGGTGCGAAATGATAACGCTGGAGTAGATTTTGGAATATGGAAACAAATACCCATGAGCGCTCTTTCTTTACCACTAGACGTTCATACCGGCAATATCGCGCGTAAACTTAAAATGCTTAAAAGAAAACAAAATGACGGTAAAGCAGTTGCTGAACTAGATAATTACTTGCGTAAGTTAGACCCTAACGATCCTGTAAAGTATGATTTTGCGTTATTTGGTGTAGGAGTTTTTAATGATTTGTAG
- a CDS encoding BatA domain-containing protein, with translation MIFKNPSILYGLLFLIVPIIIHLFQLRRFTKVPFTNVAFLKPLITQTRKSRQLKKWLTLLARMAAIACIVFAFAQPFIPGSDVATQEKETAIYLDNSFSMQSSGSKGELYKTAVTDLLERLPNDQRFTLFTNDNTYRNTTKKEVSNDLLKSGYQSKPLSYDQIQLKANALLNDNNKRNELIIISDFQKTIETFPDTLAGLKRELVFLKAEESNNVSIDTAYISSRETNSIDISVTVTSDKAINNPVTLSLENNGVLVAKTSVDLSNLKDTGTFNFETSQPLQGRIYLDDNSLTFDNELYVSNNIERKIKVLAINDVDGEFLQRIFTEDEFDFTAVRARDLNFNLLNEKNLIILNELKNISLNLAQEINTYLKNGGYLVVIPSLDQSDNNSITNVLSSNSISEKEKRITEINFNHPILKGVFNKQISNFQYPKVNATTNNINALDPILKFEDGSSFLFQKGNVYSFTAPLNDKNSNFKNSPLIVPVLYNMGRGSLPVPQLYYHIGENNSIAVSETIISDEILELKNEFSSIIPKQRAFDSFVLIEIDDELNNSGNYKVLKDEEIITTLSFNNSRKENKLEYFTTKDLGSENIVYSVEDLVYKLSKEDGVLSLWKYFVIGALFFLICELLILKFLK, from the coding sequence ATGATATTTAAAAATCCATCAATACTATACGGACTTCTATTTCTTATTGTCCCTATCATTATTCATTTATTTCAATTAAGGCGTTTTACAAAGGTGCCTTTTACTAATGTTGCCTTTTTAAAGCCACTAATTACTCAAACACGGAAGAGTCGACAGCTTAAAAAATGGTTAACATTACTGGCTCGTATGGCCGCAATAGCTTGTATTGTTTTTGCATTTGCCCAACCATTTATACCAGGTAGCGATGTTGCAACACAAGAAAAAGAAACTGCTATATATCTGGACAATTCTTTTTCTATGCAATCTAGTGGTTCAAAAGGTGAACTTTATAAAACCGCAGTTACGGATTTACTAGAACGCTTACCTAACGATCAGAGATTTACTCTTTTTACAAATGATAATACTTATCGCAATACGACTAAAAAAGAGGTCTCTAATGATTTATTGAAATCAGGTTATCAGTCAAAACCGTTGAGTTATGATCAAATACAACTAAAAGCAAATGCTTTACTAAATGATAACAATAAAAGAAATGAGTTAATCATTATATCTGATTTTCAAAAAACTATCGAGACGTTCCCAGATACTCTTGCAGGCTTAAAAAGAGAATTAGTTTTTCTAAAAGCTGAGGAATCTAATAACGTATCTATAGATACCGCATATATAAGTAGTAGAGAAACTAATTCTATAGATATAAGCGTCACTGTGACCAGTGATAAAGCAATTAATAACCCAGTCACTTTAAGCCTAGAAAATAATGGCGTTTTAGTGGCAAAGACGAGTGTGGACCTTTCCAATTTAAAAGACACAGGTACTTTTAATTTTGAAACTAGTCAACCATTACAAGGTCGTATTTACCTTGACGACAACAGCCTTACATTTGATAACGAGCTGTACGTTAGTAACAACATAGAACGTAAGATTAAAGTGTTAGCTATAAACGATGTTGACGGTGAATTTTTACAGAGAATTTTTACAGAAGATGAATTCGACTTTACAGCGGTAAGGGCGAGAGATCTTAATTTTAATTTACTTAATGAGAAAAACTTAATAATTCTTAATGAATTAAAAAACATATCACTTAATCTAGCTCAAGAAATTAATACATATTTAAAGAATGGTGGTTATCTAGTAGTAATACCTTCATTAGATCAATCTGATAATAATTCAATTACAAACGTATTAAGTAGCAATTCTATAAGTGAAAAAGAAAAGCGCATCACAGAAATTAATTTTAATCATCCCATATTAAAAGGTGTATTTAATAAGCAAATATCTAATTTTCAATATCCTAAAGTTAACGCTACCACAAATAATATAAACGCGCTTGATCCTATTTTAAAATTTGAAGACGGTAGTAGCTTTCTATTTCAAAAAGGAAATGTATACTCTTTTACAGCACCTTTAAACGATAAAAACTCAAATTTTAAAAATTCACCTTTAATAGTTCCTGTTTTATACAACATGGGCCGTGGTAGTTTACCTGTTCCTCAATTATATTATCATATAGGAGAGAATAACTCGATTGCTGTGTCGGAAACGATTATTAGCGATGAAATACTCGAATTAAAAAACGAATTCAGTTCTATAATACCTAAGCAAAGAGCCTTTGATTCTTTTGTACTCATAGAAATTGACGATGAATTAAATAATTCGGGTAATTATAAAGTACTGAAAGATGAAGAGATTATTACAACGTTGAGTTTTAACAATAGTCGTAAAGAGAATAAACTTGAGTACTTTACAACTAAAGATTTAGGTAGTGAAAACATCGTTTATTCAGTAGAGGATTTAGTGTATAAATTAAGTAAAGAAGATGGTGTCCTGAGTTTATGGAAATACTTTGTGATAGGCGCATTATTCTTTCTAATCTGTGAATTATTGATTTTAAAGTTTTTGAAATGA
- a CDS encoding sensor histidine kinase, whose product MNAIAHLNENQRLKVLKDYGISKDREKVFDELTELVCRLTSIPRSLISIVDKEEVWFKSQRGLELNASKRELSFCSHAINSDEDIYLIEDARKLEQFKDHPFVNAPDPLIFYAGVKLESEEGLPLGTLCVLDNKPHKLTEEERASLLMVADLAKRQLELHKKNTDLLKQTAILEENNEMLKSFAHTVSHDMKMPLANMVLTTDIVAKKYGNNIDEAGRNYLNYIKDAAFGLSDYVTQILAHYESESFLVEEKETFDAYTLLEHIHEILAIPDDIDYILPEDNIELKINKSALEQILINLIGNALKYNDKKTIEVKTDIIEKDDYYIIKVADNGIGIAEDKKDEIFKMFQTLNQPDRNGKRGNGIGLSTVQKLVNKLNGMITVNSELGLGTEFIITVSK is encoded by the coding sequence ATGAACGCGATAGCTCACTTAAATGAAAATCAACGACTTAAAGTTTTGAAAGACTATGGTATTTCAAAAGATAGAGAGAAGGTCTTTGATGAACTTACAGAATTAGTCTGCAGGCTTACATCAATTCCTAGATCTCTAATAAGCATTGTTGATAAAGAAGAAGTGTGGTTTAAGTCCCAAAGAGGACTTGAATTAAATGCTAGTAAAAGAGAATTATCGTTTTGTAGTCACGCAATCAATTCTGATGAAGACATTTATTTAATAGAAGATGCGCGTAAATTAGAGCAGTTTAAGGATCATCCATTTGTTAATGCACCAGATCCATTAATTTTTTATGCAGGTGTAAAATTAGAAAGTGAAGAAGGCTTACCTTTAGGGACTTTATGTGTGCTAGATAATAAACCCCATAAGCTTACTGAAGAGGAAAGAGCATCTTTATTAATGGTGGCAGATCTTGCAAAAAGACAACTAGAACTTCATAAGAAAAATACAGATTTATTAAAGCAAACCGCTATTCTAGAAGAGAATAATGAGATGCTGAAAAGTTTTGCGCATACCGTATCGCATGATATGAAAATGCCTCTCGCAAATATGGTATTGACTACAGACATTGTAGCAAAAAAGTATGGTAATAACATTGATGAAGCAGGTAGAAATTACCTGAATTATATTAAGGATGCGGCCTTTGGGTTATCTGATTATGTTACTCAAATCCTAGCTCATTATGAAAGTGAATCTTTTCTAGTAGAAGAAAAAGAAACCTTTGACGCCTACACATTGTTAGAGCATATTCATGAAATTCTAGCGATACCAGACGATATAGATTATATATTACCTGAAGATAATATAGAATTGAAAATTAATAAAAGTGCGCTAGAACAAATATTAATTAATTTAATAGGTAACGCTCTAAAATATAATGATAAAAAGACCATAGAGGTTAAAACTGATATCATTGAAAAGGATGACTATTACATCATTAAAGTGGCAGATAACGGTATAGGTATCGCCGAAGATAAAAAGGATGAGATTTTTAAAATGTTTCAAACTCTAAACCAACCAGATCGTAATGGTAAACGAGGAAATGGTATAGGTTTGAGTACAGTACAAAAACTGGTGAATAAATTGAATGGAATGATTACTGTAAATTCTGAACTTGGATTAGGTACAGAATTCATCATTACTGTATCAAAATAA